In the genome of Epinephelus lanceolatus isolate andai-2023 chromosome 18, ASM4190304v1, whole genome shotgun sequence, one region contains:
- the LOC117268368 gene encoding cAMP-dependent protein kinase type I-alpha regulatory subunit-like isoform X2: MASSSASSEEERSLRECEQYVQKHNIQQLLKNCIIQLCTAQPERPMAFLRDYFERLEKEEVQQMALHRKSSSRSDSREDEVSPPINPVMTGRSRRGAISAEVYTEEDAASYVRKVIPKDYKTMAALAKAMEKNVLFAHLDDNERSDIFDAMFSVNYIAGETVIQQGDEGDNFYVIDQGEMDVYVNNEWVTSIGEGGSFGELALIYGTPRAATVRAKSNVKLWGIDRDSYRRILMGSTLRKRKMYEEFLSKVSILESLDKWERLTVADALETVQFEDGQKIVVQGEPGDEFFIILEGTAAVLQRRSEDEEFVEVGRLGPSDYFGEIALLMNRPRAATVIACGPLKCVKLDRPRFERVLGPCSDILKRNIEQYNSFVSLSV; the protein is encoded by the exons ATGGCATCAAGCAGTGCAAGCAGCGAGGAGGAGCGGAGCCTCAGAGAGTGTGAGCAATATGTTCAGAAACACAACATCCAGCAACTGCTCAAGAACTGCATCATCCAGCTGTGCACAGCCCAGCCTGAGCGGCCCATGGCCTTTCTCAGAGACTACTTCGAAAGACTGGAAAAG GAAGAGGTCCAGCAGATGGCTTTGCATCGTAAATCTAGCTCGCGGTCAGACTCCCGTGAGGATGAAGTTTCTCCACCCATAAACCCTGTGATGACGGGTCGAAGCCGGAGAGGAGCCATCAGTGCCGAGGTGTACACTGAGGAAGATGCTGCCTCCTACGTTAGAAAG gtCATCCCAAAAGACTACAAAACCATGGCTGCCCTGGCCAAAGCCATGGAGAAGAATGTGCTTTTTGCCCACTTGGATGACAATGAGAGAAG TGACATTTTTGATGCCATGTTTTCTGTCAACTACATTGCCGGAGAAACAGTCATTCAACAAG GTGATGAGGGAGACAACTTCTATGTTATTGACCAGGGAGAGATGGAT GTATATGTAAACAATGAATGGGTGACCAGCATTGGTGAAGGAGGCAGTTTTGGGGAGCTGGCTCTGATCTATGGGACCCCTCGTGCAGCTACAGTCCGGGCCAAGTCCAATGTCAAGCTGTGGGGCATCGACAGAGACAGCTACAGGAGAATACTGATG gGAAGCACTTTGAGAAAGCGCAAGATGTATGAGGAATTCCTCAGCAAGGTGTCCATTTTAG AGTCTCTGGATAAATGGGAGCGTCTGACGGTGGCAGATGCTTTGGAGACTGTGCAGTTTGAGGACGGCCAGAAAATTGTGGTGCAGGGAGAGCCTGGTGATGAGTTCTTCATCATCCTGGAG GGGACAGCAGCGGTGCTGCAGAGGCGGTCAGAGGACGAGGAATTTGTGGAGGTCGGCAGACTTGGACCCTCAGATTACTTTG GTGAGATCGCCCTGCTGATGAACCGGCCCCGTGCTGCCACTGTTATTGCATGTGGACCCCTCAAGTGTGTCAAACTGGACCGGCCACGGTTCGAACGAGTCCTTGGTCCTTGCTCCGACATCCTTAAGAGAAACATTGAGCAGTACAACagctttgtttctctctctgtttaa
- the LOC117268368 gene encoding cAMP-dependent protein kinase type I-alpha regulatory subunit-like isoform X1, producing MASSSASSEEERSLRECEQYVQKHNIQQLLKNCIIQLCTAQPERPMAFLRDYFERLEKQEEVQQMALHRKSSSRSDSREDEVSPPINPVMTGRSRRGAISAEVYTEEDAASYVRKVIPKDYKTMAALAKAMEKNVLFAHLDDNERSDIFDAMFSVNYIAGETVIQQGDEGDNFYVIDQGEMDVYVNNEWVTSIGEGGSFGELALIYGTPRAATVRAKSNVKLWGIDRDSYRRILMGSTLRKRKMYEEFLSKVSILESLDKWERLTVADALETVQFEDGQKIVVQGEPGDEFFIILEGTAAVLQRRSEDEEFVEVGRLGPSDYFGEIALLMNRPRAATVIACGPLKCVKLDRPRFERVLGPCSDILKRNIEQYNSFVSLSV from the exons ATGGCATCAAGCAGTGCAAGCAGCGAGGAGGAGCGGAGCCTCAGAGAGTGTGAGCAATATGTTCAGAAACACAACATCCAGCAACTGCTCAAGAACTGCATCATCCAGCTGTGCACAGCCCAGCCTGAGCGGCCCATGGCCTTTCTCAGAGACTACTTCGAAAGACTGGAAAAG CAGGAAGAGGTCCAGCAGATGGCTTTGCATCGTAAATCTAGCTCGCGGTCAGACTCCCGTGAGGATGAAGTTTCTCCACCCATAAACCCTGTGATGACGGGTCGAAGCCGGAGAGGAGCCATCAGTGCCGAGGTGTACACTGAGGAAGATGCTGCCTCCTACGTTAGAAAG gtCATCCCAAAAGACTACAAAACCATGGCTGCCCTGGCCAAAGCCATGGAGAAGAATGTGCTTTTTGCCCACTTGGATGACAATGAGAGAAG TGACATTTTTGATGCCATGTTTTCTGTCAACTACATTGCCGGAGAAACAGTCATTCAACAAG GTGATGAGGGAGACAACTTCTATGTTATTGACCAGGGAGAGATGGAT GTATATGTAAACAATGAATGGGTGACCAGCATTGGTGAAGGAGGCAGTTTTGGGGAGCTGGCTCTGATCTATGGGACCCCTCGTGCAGCTACAGTCCGGGCCAAGTCCAATGTCAAGCTGTGGGGCATCGACAGAGACAGCTACAGGAGAATACTGATG gGAAGCACTTTGAGAAAGCGCAAGATGTATGAGGAATTCCTCAGCAAGGTGTCCATTTTAG AGTCTCTGGATAAATGGGAGCGTCTGACGGTGGCAGATGCTTTGGAGACTGTGCAGTTTGAGGACGGCCAGAAAATTGTGGTGCAGGGAGAGCCTGGTGATGAGTTCTTCATCATCCTGGAG GGGACAGCAGCGGTGCTGCAGAGGCGGTCAGAGGACGAGGAATTTGTGGAGGTCGGCAGACTTGGACCCTCAGATTACTTTG GTGAGATCGCCCTGCTGATGAACCGGCCCCGTGCTGCCACTGTTATTGCATGTGGACCCCTCAAGTGTGTCAAACTGGACCGGCCACGGTTCGAACGAGTCCTTGGTCCTTGCTCCGACATCCTTAAGAGAAACATTGAGCAGTACAACagctttgtttctctctctgtttaa